AAGGATATTAATCTGAATCATGCATTATAGtttgttaatttctaaaatataaaatttattaaaaagaacttaaGAAGTGATTTGACATAAAacattgaaatcaataaaacaagaattcaatatttaatgaaatttttaataaagatacaCAATACTAATATACACTATCGTTACATTTAACTTGTACAGTGAAGCTTTTTTACAATAGctgctaaaaaattatattttgactaacttttattataaacttagtcctttaattcattttgctaaatttagtATTAGTTCTCcacataatttttatctattaaatttaaaaacaaaataattatcaaaatgtttagaatagttatgtaatttttagccaaattttttaaagataacactAGATggaagtaattttgttttttggccTCTAACACAAACACTAGATCCTATAGAGATGTGTTGATTGAACTGgccttataaaaaatactaatatacttaaaaaaaacattgttttaaatatttatatagaaagaaatatttatcaaactaCATCCTATATTTAtctaaacagtaaaaattttcctAATGTATATTCTTACAGTAGTAATTCTAGATAGTAATTTACGGAATTGatagaatatatattaatgaataaagaaataaaatcaaatctaaTATTTCAGTGACGAAAACTTATCACAGTCTATTTCTCTTCTTATCAAATTTAGCATATGTTTGCATTGCAACAATGTTGTTGCtaccaataatgaataaataaataaataaaaaacaatgtttaacatgcaaacaaaaataataaataaatatatcttaaatattaaaatataaaacaagtgGTACTTTTCGGTTATCTGGGTGCAAGCAAAATATAGCTAAAGAATTTAAACTCCTGAACAAAATAGatgttcacaaaaaataaacaaataaaatttaaaaaaaaaaaagaaaagaattgttGAATTTCCATAAGCTTGGCTGAACAAAAAGTACCAAGTAAACATTGTGACCATAACTAAAATTTGTTACAGTAAATCAGTAGATGATTTACAACAAACATAACCACATATACAATTGaccaaaataattacatttaataatagtgCTTCTGACTTGAAtctagaaattaatataaatttttataatagaaataatatacaaatgagaaacatttgaaatctttttctcaaaaagtaaCCACAatgatacaatttatttttgtcacttcttcaataaatttttctatgaagtatttaacattttattttatcagtttgaaatttttttttagctacagCTTTTCTAATTGGTGAATGATTTTACTGGTGGAAAGGCAGATAAAAAGTAGAATCATAGAatctttttcctaaatttttggaaaaatcttttcaaactgCTGAATGACTTCGTGCGTGGAATTGCAATAAAAAGGAGAAtcgtaaaatctttttaatttagagtaacctaaaaaaatagatttatttaacttttggtacttctcttataaaaatttctatcgcTTCTGCTACAAATGTATTTAACTTAACATAATCAGTAGGGGGAAGATTTTTGGGCAAAGCTTTTCGAATGGGTGAACTCATTTCTGATATCCCAAGAGTAAAGTTTGAGTTGCTGGCACTCTTTTTCAAAGCTTCGGTTAAACATTTAGTCATTTTCCGCAAAGCTTTTTTGCACAGAAAAGTGGGAGCTGAATCATGATTTTCGACACAAAGTTTCGTGAAGAGCAAATGAACTTCTTGTATAAattgattaaacaaaatagaagTCAAAACACCAGATCTGAATACATCAAACGATACGTATTCCGTACTCTGGCACTGCAAGTagtgcaaaaagttttctttttgaaaagctGGAACATCGGCAATTAATTTAACCAATAAATCCGTGTAAATGTCCCCGGTAACACCGTCTTCATCGCTGTATTGGCTAATTATTGCATACGATTCCAATAAACGCTCTTCAATAGCAGGATGATATATGGTCATATCCTGAAGTAAATTAACAGCTTTCGCGACTAAATTAGTTTCGCATTCCATTTGAAAGTGAGACGCTAGAAATTTAATTGGATCTTTAGGTTTAATGTCAAGCAATGCTAATATTGCAGTTTGTAATGCTTTATCTAAATTATCGTCTTCCATCTTGGTAACTATCCGTCTAACTGTTAACtggaaaattaatcaaaatgaaaaacttgTGCAACATGTGTGTTAGAGGAATACAAgaatagttttctaaattaagctTTCCTTCATATTTCTATCAAATTCTAGAAAACTATCCAAAACGAAACTAATTAAATGCTGTCATGTtgccattttataaaaaagtatgcaattttaaaacaaaggcGACAAGCAtacaggaaaataatttaagtttatatatatatatttttttttaaaaaacaaaaaactctgACCGTAACTGCAAAAGGCATTAGTAAACAAACATGGCTGCTGTACTtcgaaattgtatatttttttgccgcggtatgaaatttaatattcattattccTTTCAAGTTTTCCCCAATTGTAGCTAACAAAATTAATAGTGACACGGAGTAACAAATTGCGTTAGCTTTGTAatgctaataatattaatatattgatattaactacgttctttaaaattgtaattttttcatggtCAATTGTTTTAATTCTCTCATTACCTTGTCCTCTCTgcttttatcataattattttctggaatgtgttgtaattttatattttttaaagggttTCGGTGGCATATGCGAATATTATGTGTATGATGATAATATTTATCTCTTTGAAAATAGGTTTGACTTGAATGAAgtaattaagtgaaaattatttttagtacgtattaatattgaaatgttttgatgcaaaaaaagcaaagtttttCTCGTCAAATAATCCTATTTCacttgcgaaatttttttttgatattaatttaagaaacgtCACAGCATTATTCCACTTCTGtgggctttaaaaaaaaactgtgcacCAACTATATTACCTATTACTACTATTTAGGTACTACTGCCGTCAATAgtagttttacaattttttttgaccTCTGAAAGCAGTTTGGTAGGTTCTTGTGTGGCAATCATTTGTTTAGATATCTAAgtagcaattaaaatatactcCAATAATCCTGTTTAGACTATCCTATTTTGAATATCTTTTGTATGGAAATTTTGTACCATTCAATATTGATGAATCAACATTCCAAATGtgttttttaccagaattttttttatttttaaaaatagtattttagcatatcgtaaaaataatattctgcacttgataatgaaaatatatttattttcaaatgtacctatttttaaatacacaaattggagacctttgtgctaaaatacaaattaaggtaaacgttaaagagcacaaaaatattattaaatgcagacagctgtttcggatgctcaaagagCAATctgttgccctttgagcattcgaaacagctgtctgcatttaataatatttttatgctctttaacgttgtttaccttagtttaTACCTATTTTTGTTGTTCTTTTGTGTTGtatgtttatttctaaatataatggaaaatttggaaaactttAGTTTAACTCTTAAAAAAGTACTGAAGACATCTATggattaagtaataataaaaaaataaaagaattgaataattatcctttttaattttatgtattgtttatttttattccttttagaatttcattatttacattcattattattattttatttaggaatgGAATATGGacgttaaatttttctcttttatattcttatgcattttgaaactcatttttaaacCACCAAGACAATTCTTTAGCATCTACCCTATTTCTAGACATTGACTTGTTTATTTCTTAGTTTGAGTTAACATTCTGTCTTTATTTCCAAAACTGGATCAATTTTGTGACATCAATGTGCATTTGAGCTATTGAAGAACCACTTCACTCAGTAGAATTTGGATTTTCTCTTATCTCtgaacacttttttaattatttcgctATTGAACCTTTCTAAATGTTTTGTCAGTTACATATTCTCAATTCTGAAGCTTCAGAAAAGTATTAGTTGATGTTCAACAGCACTTTTTTGTGTTATACACATTGAAGaacaacattaattaaaaaacaaagtaaactgAACAAAgttactgaaatattaaaaaaaaaaaaaaaaattcgtgaaacTCTTAGCATTTCAAAATGGTTgtgaatcataaattattaataattctcaCCGCCACAAACTTGCAACCAtaataatatctaattttttagaGTTATTATTTAGTgcttctgttatttatttataatttttaatttttaggtgcATCCATACAAACTAAGTCTTTGTTGAGAAATTTCCATGTTTCCAATGGTTTATTATATCCTAAAGTTGGAGAATGGaggataaagtaatttttttataaattttttttattgtatattatacTGAAGAATTCctacttaatttttgatatttgttcCAGTTTTTGTAAtatacttttcatatttttgtaacataaaagaaaatgctaATGGATTTTATACTGTTACAGTCAACCTTTCATTTAGCTATCATTGACAATGTTCAACATTCATTCATTAACAAATCATTGACAATGTTCAAAtacttgtttattaaaaaaataaatctatattatatactttGTTTATTTCAACTACTTCTGCACAGTTGATTTTATTGCTTGCATATTTATTCTATgcgcagaaaattttttttttacttaaaaaaattgtttaattgtctaaataaaattaattaataaaataatttaattgtttatcacTGATGTATGAACACTGATTGTTTATATTGGCtctaatttcataacaaaatataactttctttttatatgtGTATCATATAGTAAAATGTTCGGAAAATAGATACACAAATTTATGTATAACTTTAGGCATGGAATTCCTGCCAAAGGAGCAGAATATGGTCCTCTAACTGATCTTCCTGATTGGTCTTATgcaggtaattatttttttctcttactactttctaattttaagtacacattttttattttgctgcaaAAGTGttaaatgatgttttaatttaaaaattaaaacttaaatattatgaaaatttgtaaatatattaagggtaataatgttttcatatttttttaatgttttgttgtgTGATATTTGGAGAAGCATTGAAGCTTTTCATTAGATGTGTCCCAGTTACATCTGTATtcttctattaaatattataacagtcgttgaacagccgacccaattttcgcgTACATTGgaatatacataatattaagatttttgcacattattaatattctttcagtttttatcaaaacatttataaagatgTATCAATGTTCTTTACTTAACATTatgatcattattaattttttttctaatgtattcttgcacattattaatattctttcaatttttatcaaaacatttataaatatgtatcaatgttctttacataacattatgatcattattaatttttttcttaggtaTTCATGcacattattaatattctttcagtttttatcaaaacatttataaagatgAATCAATGTTCTTTACGTAACATtatgatcattattttttttttcttatgtattcTTGCccattattaatattctttcagtttttatcaaaacatttataaagatgTATCAAGGTTCTTTACATAACATTatgatcattattaattttttttctaaggtaTTCTTGcacattattaatattctttcagtttttatcaaaacatttataaagaagAATCAATGTTCTTTACATAACATTatgatcattattaatttttttttctaatgtattcttgcgcattattaatattctttcagTTTTCATCAAAAGATTTATAAAGATGTATCAATATTCTTTACATAacattatgattattattaattttttttctaatgtattcttgcacattattaatattctttcagtttttatcaaaacatttataaaaatgagtcaatgttctttaaataacattatgatcattattaatttttttctattatattcttgcacattattaatattctttcatattaattttcattaattaattttattaattttcatttcattattaatattatttttatcaaaatatttataaaaatgaaccaatgtttttttacataacattatgatcaatattaatttttttctaatgtattcttgcactttattaatattttttcagtttttctcaaaacatttataaagatgAATCAATGTTCTTTACATAGCATTATGAtcattattaatcttttttctaaTGTATTCTTGCACATTAGTAATattctttcagtttttatcaaaacatttataaagatgTATCAATGTTCTTTACATAACATTatgatcattattaatttttttttaatgtattgcacattatttatattttttcagtttttatcgaAACATTTATGAAGATGTATCAATGTTCTTTACATAACATTATGAtcactattaattatttttctaatgtattcttgcacattattaatattctttcatattaattttcattaattaattttattattaatattattttaatcaaaacatttataaaaattaaccaatGTTCTTTTCATAACATTatgatcaatattaattttttttctaatgtattcttgcactttattaatattctttcagtttttatcaaaacatttataaagatgAATCAATGTTCTTTAAGTAGCATTttgatcattattaattttatttctaatgtattcttgcacattattaatattctttcagtttttttcaaaacatttataaacatgAACCAATGTTCTTTACATAACATTatgatcattattaattttttttctaatgtattcTTGCACATTATTAATGTTCTTTCATATTaattctcatttaattttattaattttcatttcattattaatattgttgttttcaaaacatttataaaaatgaaccaATGTTCTTTGCATAACATGatgatcattattaattttttctattgtattcttgcacattattaatattcttgtagtttttataaaaacatttataaaaatgaaccaATATTCTTTACATAacattatatcattatttttttctcatgtaTTCTTGcacattattaatattctttcatattaattttcattatttaatttaaataattttcatgtcattattaatatttttttttatcaaaacacttATAAAAATGAACCAATGTTCTTTACATAACATTatgatgaatattaattttttttaaaatgtattcttgtactttttaaatattttttcagtttttatcaaAGCATATATAAAGATGAATCAATGTTCTTTACGTAGCATttgaacattattaattttttttctaatgtatttttgcacttaattaatattttttcagtttttatggaaacatttataaagatgAATCAATGTTCTTTACATAGCATTatgatcaatattaattttttttctaatgtattcttgcacttttttaatattttttcattttttatcaaagcATATATAACGATGAATCTATGTTCTTTATGTAGCATttgatcattattaatttttttttctaatgtattcttgcacattattaatattctttcagtttttatcaaaacatttataaaaatgaaccaATATTCTTTACATAacattatatcataattttttttctcatgtatTCTTgtacattattaatattctttaatattaattttcattatttaatttaattaattttcatttcattattaatgttctttttatcaaaacatttataaaattgaaccaATGTTCTTTACATAGCATTatgatcattattaattttttttctaatgtattcttctaatgtatttttttttctaatgtattcACATTATCAATattctttcagtttttatcaaaacatttataaagatgGATCAATGTTCCTTACGTAGCATTAtgatcattataaattttttttctaatgtattcttacacattaattatattttttcagtttttatcaaaacatttataaacatgAACCAATGTTCTTTACATAACATTatgatcattattaattttttttctaatgtattcttgcacattattaatattctttcatattaattttcattaattgattttattaattttcatttcattattaatattatttttatcaaaacatttataaaaatgaaccaATGTTCTTTACATAACATTATGatcaatattaatgttttttttctaatgtattcttgcatttttttaatattttttcagtttttatcaaAGCATATATAACGATGAACCAATGTTCTTTACGTAGCATttggtcattattttttttttaatgtattcttgCACATTATTAATATCCTTtcagtttttaacaaaacattaataaagATGAATCAATGTTTTTGCATAGCATTatgatcatttttaattttttttctaatgtattattgcacattattaatattctttcagtttttatcaaaacatttattgaaccaatattctttaaataacattatatcataatttttttttctcatgtatTCTTgctcattattaatattttttcatattaattttcattatttaatttaattaattttcatttcattattaatgttatttttatcaaaacatttttaaaattgaaccaaTGTTCTTTACATAGCATTAtgatcattataaattttttttctaatgtattcttctaatgtatttttttttctaatgtattcACATTATCAATattctttcagtttttatcaaaacatttataaagatgGATCAATGTTCTTTACGTAGCATTatgatcattattaatttttttttctaatgtattcttgcacattattaatattctttcagttttcataaaaacatttataaaaatgaaccaATATTCTTTACCTAACATTATGAtcactattttaatttctcattcacattattaatattctttcatattaattttcattatttaattttattaattttcatttcgttattaatattgttatcaaaacatttataaaaatgaaccaATGTTCTTTGCATGACATTatgatcaatattaattttttttctaatgtattcttgcacattattaatattttttcagtttttatcaaAACGTTTCTCAAGATGAATCAATGTTCTTTACATAACATAATGatcgttattaatttttttctaaagtattcttgctcattattaatattctttcagtttttaaaaacatttataaacatgAGCCAATGTTCTTTACATAACATTatgatcaatattaatttttttttctaatgtattcttgcacttttttaatatctttttagtttttttcaaaggaTATATAAGGATGAAACAATGTTCTTTACGTAGCATttgatcattattaattttttttctaatgtattcttgcacattattaatattctttcagtttttatcaacacatttataaaaaggaaCCAATATTCTTTACATAACATTATGAtcactattttaatttctcattcaCATTATTAATAtgctttcatattaattttcattatttaattttattaattttcatttcattattattattatttttatcaaatcatttataaaaatgaaccaATGCTCTTTACATAACATTatgatcatttttaatttttttctaatgtattcTTGCacgttaattatattttttcagtttttatcaaaacatttataaagatgAATCAATGTTCTTTACTTAACATTAtgatcattataaattttttctaatgtattgttgcacattaattatattttttctatcaaaacatttataaaaatgagcCGATGTTCTTTACATAACATTATGatcaatattaatgttttttttctaatgtattcttgcattttttaaatattttttcagtttttatcaaAGCATATATAACGATGAACCAATGTTCTTTACGTAGCatttgatcattattttttttttaatgtattcttgCACATTATTAATATCCTTtcagtttttatcaaaacatttataaagatgAATCAATGTTTTTGCATAGCATTatgatcatttttaattttttttctaatgtattcttgcacattaattatattttttaaatttttatcaaaacatttaaaaagataaaccAATATTCTTTACATAACATTATGAtcactattttaatttctcattcacattattaatattctttcatattaattttcattatttaattttatgaattttcatttcattattaatattatttttatcaaaacatttataaaaatgaaccaATGTTTTTTACGTAACATTAtgatcaatataaaatttttttctaatgtttttatgcacttattaatattttttcagtttttatcaaaacatttataaagttgaaTCAATGTTCTTCACATAgcattataatcattattaattttttttctaatgtattcttttacattattaatattctttcatattaattttcattatttaattttattgattttcatttcattattagtattattttcatcaaaacatttataaaagtgAACCAATGTTCTTTACGTAACATTatgatcaatattaattttttttctaatgtattcttgcacattaattatattttttcaatttttatcaaaacatttataaagatgAATCAATGTTCTTTATGTAGCATTAtgatcattataaatttttttctaatgtattcttgcacattaattatattctttcagtttttgaaaacatttataaacatgAATCAATGTTCTTTGCATAGCATTATGatcatgattaattttttttctaa
The nucleotide sequence above comes from Parasteatoda tepidariorum isolate YZ-2023 chromosome 6, CAS_Ptep_4.0, whole genome shotgun sequence. Encoded proteins:
- the LOC122271002 gene encoding tubulin polyglutamylase complex subunit 1-like is translated as MEDDNLDKALQTAILALLDIKPKDPIKFLASHFQMECETNLVAKAVNLLQDMTIYHPAIEERLLESYAIISQYSDEDGVTGDIYTDLLVKLIADVPAFQKENFLHYLQCQSTEYVSFDVFRSGVLTSILFNQFIQEVHLLFTKLCVENHDSAPTFLCKKALRKMTKCLTEALKKSASNSNFTLGISEMSSPIRKALPKNLPPTDYVKLNTFVAEAIEIFIREVPKVK